GTAGAGTCCTGGCCAATAAGTTCCGAAAACAGGGTGGCATCGTGCAAAAGGCAACCGTGCATGCAATTCGCCCCGCAGACGAATCCGGTTGGACATATGTCACTAATGCCGGTGAAGTTACAACGCCCAAACTAGTCCTTGCTATGGGCGTCTGGTCTGCTGAGTTGCTGAAACCTCTGGGGCTGCGCGTCCCATTGCAATCTGAACGTGGCTACCACGTCTCCTTCACATCGCCCGGCGTGACACTCAACAACTCTATCCTGGATGTGGACAAGAAGTTCGTAGCTTCTTCGATGGAAGATGGGTTGCGCGTTGCCGGAACGGCCGAGTTCGCGGGCCTCGACGCGCCAGAAAACAAGAAACGACTGAACAGCCTCGTTAAGTTGGCACGCCATCTTTCTCCGAACCTGAATACCGATGAGTACACAACATGGTCTGGTCAGCGGCCAAGCCTTCCTGACAGTCTGCCTTGCATCGGCGAATTGGAAGGATTCCCAAATCTGATAACCGCCTTTGGGCACAGCCACTATGGTCTGATGATGGCACCAAAGACAGGAAAGATCGTGGCGGACATCGCGACAGGCACCAAAACCAACATCGACCTGAAACCGTTTCGCGCCGAACGGTTTTGACCCTCTCCACTTTTGCGATTGGTCAAAACCTCCAAGTCGAACAATTTCTTTACCTCTGGTGTTTAGAAAACTGCGAACGAGAAAGCGCAGGCAACCGATCAGTGCGAGCGCAAGTGTCGGAGCACCGCAGTGGCTGTTTTTACCCTGAGCACGATCTACCTAGGAAACTATGCAGATTTTGACCCGATAGACGGAAACGCGACGCCTGGGGACACTTCCGGGTTGTTAGGAACATATTATGGTGCGGGTAATGCAGCCTCAGCGAATATTGTTGAGTTAACTGCAAATGACGCAAACAGCGATGGTCTGATTGACAGTAATGATACGGCGTCTCCTGATACCATAACATATGACTTGGGTTCGGGCGTTGTCACCACGCAGTACGACTCGCTCTTTAACGTCGACTCGACCGTGACTTTCGCTCCAGGCAGTGGCGAACCGGACTACAACGGCCTGGGAGGCGTCATTCAAACTGAAACGGGCGATTTGTTTTTCGTGATGATTGATGATGACACCGGATTTGGAAGCAATGCCTTTGATGATGTGGCCATCCAATCAATCACAATCAACAGCGTTACAACCTTTGGGTCTCAGTCAGGTGCGACCTACAGCGATGACCAATCCTTTGTCCCATGTTTCACAGCCGGCGTTACCATAAAATCACCCAATGGCGATGTTCCGGTAGAACATCTTCGAAAGGGAGATTGGGTTACGACCTTGGACAATCACTATCAAAGGATTGTCTGGATTGGTCGCAGAAACCTGAGTTCGCAATATCTTCAGAACCAACCAAACCTTTTGCCCATCTGTATTTCGGCTGGCAGTTTAGCGGATGGTGTCCCTTGTCGTGACCTTGTCGTGTCGCCGCAACATTGCTTGCTTTTGGGATCCAAAATAATTCAACGCGTTACAGGAAAAGACGAGGTTCTCATTCCCGCCAAAAAGCTCTTGGGACTATCCGGCGTGCATAAAGTTCAGTCTCGTCTGGGGGTTCAGTATTTTCACTTTGCTTTAAAATCCCACGAACTTGTCTGGGCCAATGGTGCGTTGTCGGAGACTCTGTTTCTCGGACCACAAGTTCGAAGCGCGCTCTCCCAAGGACCCACTTTAGAATTTGGAAATGTGTTTGGCCGGTCGCGCCCGAGTGAGATTCCGATGATGAAACATCCTGCACGCTTAGTATTGCGGAAGAACCAACGGGTAAGATGCCTCATCGCGCGTCATCAAAAGAACCGAATGCCGTTTGTTCCACCACTATCTTCAGCTGGTTTGTGAGGTAACCTGCTGCAAAGTTTGCCTTCAAGAATTCCCAACCCTGCCCATATTCAGCACGATTGTTGCCACATCCCATTCCTATCCATGGAATCATCATTGAATGTTAGGGGTAACAAAACAATGCCGACCAATATGACAGAGATCCGCGACTTCGTTATGCGCGAACGTGAGCTTGCCTTGTCCGAGCGTGAATGGAAGTTCCGCCTGCGCGGCTATGGTTATGACATCCGCAACACCGACGAAGGCACAGTCGTGACCTCGCTCATCGGCGGACGTGAAATCTGCACTCTGGGTGCCGCTGCCTAAGGCCACCTTGACGATTTAAGACTTGATCTCCGCAACTTGCCGCGTTTGTGTGACGGCAAGCAGCGGAGGACAGCAAATGCCACAAACCTGTATCGCCGTGATCGGCGGCTCAGGCATTTATGACATTGACGGGCTTGAAGGCGCTGATTGGGTTAGTGTCGACAGCCCATGGGGCGTTCCATCTGATCAATTCCTGACCGGCATGTTGAACGGCGTCAAAATGGTCTTCTTGCCCCGCCATGGTCGCGGGCATGTGTACTCTCCCAGCACCGTTCCTTATCGTGCCAACATAGATGCGCTCAAACGCCTGGGCGTGACAGATGTGATCAGTGTTTCGGCCTGTGGTTCATTCCGCGAAAAAATGGCGCCCGGTGATTTTGTTATTGTGGATCAATTTATTGACCGAACGTTTGCGCGCGAAAAGTCGTTCTTCAGCGCAGGTTTCGTTGCGCATGTCAGCGTCGCACACCCAACCTGTCCACGCCTTGGAGAGGCCTGTGAAACCGCCGCGCGCGAGACCGGGATCACGGTTCATCGCGGCGGCACTTACCTGGCCATGGAAGGTCCGCAATTCTCAACTTTGGCGGAGTCAAAAATGTACCGCGAAAGCTGGGGCTGCGACGTCATTGGTATGACCAACATGCCCGAAGCCAAACTCGCCCGCGAGGCCGAGCTTTGCTACGCCTCCGTCGCCATGATCACCGACTACGACAGCTGGCATCCCGACCACGGCGAGGTAGATGTCACACAGATCATCGCCACGCTCATGGGTAATGCCGACAACGCCCGCACTATGGTCTCACGCCTGCCCGACCTGCTTGGACCAGAGCGCGCCCCATGCCCGCATGGCTGCGACCGGGCGCTGGAATACGCCATTCTGACGGCACCTGAGGCGCGTGATCCTGCACTCGCAGCCAAGCTGGATGCCGTGGCACGCCGCGTACTATGTCCAAGGGAGGACGCATAAATGCCACTCGATCTCTGGCTAACCTTTGTGGCCGCCTCAACCGCGCTTCTGCTCATTCCAGGACCAACCATCCTTCTGGTCCTCTCCTATGCGCTGAGCCAGGGCCGTCGCGTCGCCGTGGCCAGTGCAACCGGTGTGGCCCTGGGCGATCTGGTGGCAATGTCTGCATCACTGGCAGGATTAGGGGCCTTGGTACTGGCTTCCGCCACGCTGTTCACCATCCTCAAATGGGTTGGCGCAATTTACCTTATATACCTTGGGATCAAGCTCTTGCGCAGCGCGCCAAGTTCGGATCTTGAAACCCTGACACCCAATGAGAAACCAGCGCGGGGTGTCTTTTGGCGTGCCGCGGCAGTAACGGCTCTCAACCCGAAGTCCATCGCATTTTTCATTGCCTTCGTGCCGCAATTTGTGTCTGTAAAACAACCACTTCTGCCGCAGTTCACCATCCTGATTGCCACCTTCGTGGGCCTCGCTGCAATCAATGCGCTGGCCTATGCTTTGCTCGCGGACAAGCTGCGCCAAACTATTGGACGCGGCAGCGTGATCACCATGCTTACACGTGGCGGTGGCGTGGCTCTGATCGGCATGGGCGTGATGACGGCAACGTTGCGCCGCTCCGCGTGACAGACGCGTACGGAAAGGTTCTTGTCCTCGGGGCAGATGGCTTCATTGGCCGCCACCTCGCCTTTGGCCTGCGCGACGCCGGATGGGATGTTCTGGCCTCCGCGCGGCACCCTGAACGGTTGGCACGAATGGGGTTCAACACGCTAAAGGCAGACCTGACCTCAGCCGAGGCTCAGACACAAGACTATTGGAGTCGCAAGCTTGAAGATGTCACCCACGTGGTCAATGCCGCAGGCGTGCTGCATGCTTCTGACGCTACATACAAAGCCGTGCATGTCGATGCCCCAAATGCTCTCTATGCAGCAATGAAAACCACCCGCGGCATCCTCATCTCAGCTGTAGGAATAGACGAGGCGGACACCGCTTTTGCCCGCTATCGCCGCGGCGGGGAACAAGCCGCCGAGGCGCATGGCATCACGATCCTGCGCGCAGGTCTGGTGTTGGCAGACACCTCCTATGGTGGCTCATCGCTGGCACGGTCCCTTGCAGCTTTGCCTTTTGTCACGCCTGTCGTCGGAAACGGCACACAAACCTTTAATCCGGTCCATGCCAGTGATCTGTCTTTGGCTGTTGATCACATGCTGCGCACGCCTCCAGGCCCAGAGCGACACGAGATCGGCGGGCCGGAAACCGTGACACAACGCGATATGATCGCCGCCATGCGCCGGTGGCTGGGATTGCGTCCAACACTTATATTGCCGTTGCCGATGGCTTTGGCACGCATGATTGGACGGCTGGGCGATGCCATGCAGTGGGGACCAATATCGGCAACATCTGTCGCCCAGCTGAATAGCGGTGTTGTGGCACAGCCCGACGCGGCCATTGCGAACATGCCAGACACACCTCGAGGGTTTTCACAGTTCCTTTTCGCACGTCCGGCGGGCACACAAGATCTGTGGCATGCGCGGCTCTACCTCTTTCGCCCGCTGGTCAGGGTCGTACTGGGGGTGCTGTGGCTGGCATCCGGTATCTTGGGACTTATCTTGCCATCTGAAAGTTTCCTGCCGCTGGTCCAAAACGCCACTCTCCCGGATGGCCTATTAATTGCCCTGGCCCGCCTCGGAGGGTTAGTCGATCTGGCGATCGCAGCAGCGCTGTTTCGAGGGTGGCGCCCAAAACTTGTAGCCTGTCTACAAGCTGCGATGGTCCTGTCTTACACAGTTGCTTTCACAGCCTTGGCCCCTGTGCTTTGGCTCTTACCGCTAGGTGGGCTGCTCAAGAACCTGCCCATCCTCGCCCTCATCGCGATCATGGCAATTCTGGAAGACGAGCGATAGCTATGGATCCCTATCTGATCGCCAAATGGCTGCATATCCTGAGTTCTACAGTGCTTTTCGGAACTGGCATTGGCACAGCCTTTCAAATGGTCTGGGCCATGCGCACGAAGAAGGTTGAAACCTTTCATTCCGTCACCTCGGGCGTCGTGGTTGCCGATTGGATATTCACGACACCCGCAGGCATTTTGCAACCTTTGACAGGAATCTGGCTGATTTACCTCACAGGATACAGCCTCAGTGAGCCTTGGCTCATTGTGACATTTGCGCTCTACGCGCTTGCCTTTGTTTGTTGGTTTCAGGTCGTGCGCCTGCAAATACGCATTCGTGATCTGGCCAGAGCGGCACTTGATCACGGCAAGCCGCTCTCTTCGGAAGCAAGCCGTGCTTACAAAAAATGGTTCGTTCTGGGATGGCCCGCCTTCATCGGATTGACGATTGTCTTTTGGCTCATGGTGAGCAAGCCTGCTCTTTGGTAGTCAGCTCAGCCATGCTTTTTCACATTGCCGCGAATGAGCTCTCGGATCTCCCGCGCCGCACTCGTTTCTGCGTCACGGCACAGCGCCACAAAAGCATCTCGTTCATCCTTGTTTAGCCGCAAGAAAAACTCGCTGCCCTTCTTGCAGGATGTCTTATCCTTGGCTGTGCCACTTGGGTGACCTTGCAGGCATGCCTCTCGGACCGTGCTTGCCAACCGTCCAGAGAGCTTAAACCATGAATATGCAAGTGCCGCATATCTAAGCACGTTGCTTTAACGGTGATTTCACAACCCTTCGTAATCCTTGCCAAATCCACCGGCATCGGCCAAACCGGAGGGTGGAATGTGAAACCGGGAACCAAGAGATGCCAAACTCCAAACCGATCAAGGACTACATCCGCACCATCGTGGATTTTCCGCACGAGGGCATCATGTTCCGCGATGTGACAACACTTTTTGCCGATCCGCGTGGCTTTCGCATGGCCATCGATCAGCTACTGCATCCATACGCCGGGATGCAAATCGACAAGGTTGTCGGGCTGGAAGCCCGAGGTTTTATCCTTGGAGGTGCCGTGGCGCATCAACTTTCGGTTGGTTTCGTACCAATCCGCAAGAAAGGCAAACTGCCAGGCGCTGTGATCTCAGAAGAATATCAGCTGGAATACGGCGAAGCCATAGTCGAAGTGCATGACGACGCCATCACTGCTGGTGAAAAAATACTCGTGGTGGACGACCTGCTGGCCACAGGCGGCACAGCCGAGGCCGGGATCAAACTGGTTGAACGCCTGGGTGGCGAAATTATCGGCTGCGCCTTTGTGATCGACCTGCTAGAGTTGGGCGGCCGCGCCAAACTGGAAGCCATGGGAATGGATGTGCACGCACTTTGTGACTTTGAAGGCGTCTAAGCGCGCGCCTCCATCTCAGGTTCTGGCGACGTAACCTGACACCGGCGTCATGTTTTTGATGTTGTCAAACATCGGCGACCCAAGCTCAGCCGCCATTTGAATCTCGTTGAGTTGTTCGTCCGATGCATCCGTTTTAACCTTGATGTCATAGGACAACTCGCCAAATCCAGGACGTACGTCCTTATCGATTTCCAGATACCCACGAAGATCAAACGGCGCAGTCACCGTAATTTCAAGATCGGAAAAATCCACACCACGCAAATTGGCGTGCGTCACCCAACCAATGGTCAAACACGACCCAAGCGCTGCAAGCAAAAGTTCCATCGGGTCGATGTTTTCGTCTTTCCCTCCTAGCGGTGTTGGCTCATCTGTTTTAATCGTAAAGCTGCGCGCGGTCGTTTTGGCTTGTGCGCCACCCAACCATTTCGTTGTGCTGGAAAAACTTCCTTTCGCGTCGTTCGGATTTTCTTGCAGATGCGCCTTAGTGTTTTGCATCGTTTCGATGTCGAGGGTTGTACAGCTTAGCAAATTATCAGTCGTCATTGCGTTTCTCCGGTTCTGATGTCGCGCGACTTTCGGTGAGCTGACCAAGTAAACTTCGCAACAGCTCTGCCTGCTCCGACGCCAGTCCGGCGACCAATTCGTCGCACAACGCCAATTGCTCTGCCTCGATTTTTTTCATCAGGCGTCTCGCCTTGCGCGTCGCGCTTAGCAGGACTGTGCGCCTGTTGGTTTCGGGTCTCTTGCGTTCTACCAAGTCACGCGCACATAGCCGGTCGGCCACATTGGTCGCGCTGGATTGCGGCAGCTTAACAGACGCTGCCAAGTCGCTCATGCGCACCGCACCTTCTCGGACAACGCTGCGCAGCATAGTCATTTCAGCGGGCGCAAACGGTGGTTCTTGCGCGTCTGCGTAACGCGTTTCGATTTGAGCCAAACGTTGCGATAGCTCAACAATGAGGGTTTGCAGATCTTGTCCGCCAATCATTTTTCGAATATTTCCATTTTCGAATTGTTCGAAAAATAGGGCAAGCTACCAGTGAGTCAATCGATTTCTTCCCAGATCGCGCATAACGAGCCCTGAGCCAGTCGCTTTTCAGAATGAAAGCTCAGACTTAGTCTATAGGCTTGTACCACTCATCAATGATCGAAACCGCCTCATCGGCACTTTCAACAAACTGGAATAGGTCAAGATCTTCTGGCGAAATCGTCCCCGCTTCAGAGAGCGCATCCCAATTGATGATCCCGCGCCAGAATTCCTCGCCGAACAACAAGAACGGCACTCGGTTCATCCGGTCCGTCTGAATCAGCGTCAGCGCCTCGAAGAGCTCGTCCAAGGTGCCAAACCCACCGGGGAAACAACAAATCGCCTTTGCGCGCATCAGGAAATGCATCTTGCGAATGGCGAAGTAGTGAAAGTTAAAGCACAGCCCCGGTGTGACATACTCATTCGGGGCCTGTTCATGCGGCAGCACGATGTTTAGCCCAATAGAATTGCCGCCCGCATCATCCGCGCCGCGGTTTCCGGCCTCCATGACGCCCGGGCCACCACCTGTAGCCACGACATACTCTCGACCATAGCTCTGCATCGACTTTTCCGTCATAAGCCGCGCAAACACTCGGGCCTCATCGTAGAATCGGGACAAATCGGCGAGCGTTTTGGTGCGCGCCTTGTCTTTTTGGGACGGCTCCGGAATGCGCGCGCCACCAAACAGCACCACAGTGCTTTCGATGCCGCGCTCGTTTAGGATCATTTCTGGTTTGAGTAACTCAAGCTGAAGTCGGACAGGCCGCAACTCATCGCGACACAGGAAATCCTCATCCGCAAAGGCTAAACGGTAGGCAGGCGCACGTGTTTGCGGTGTGTCCGGAACATTTTCGGCGGTAAAGCGATCCGAATGGGCGTCGCGAAACTGGCTACGGCGGTCATCTTTCATAGTATTGGTCTCTTTCAGCTCGTTTTCACAAGGCGTATAGCCTTGAGCGCGACTTGGCCAGCCTCGGCAAGCGCCGTCACAGGGAGATGAACATGGACTGGCAGGCTGAAATCACGAGCGCGCAGGCACGTGTTGCGCCACATATCCGACGCACGCCTGTGGCGACGGTTCATGCCTTTGGCCTTCCCTACAAAGTTGAGCTCAAGCTGGAACACCTACAGCACACCGGTAGTTTCAAAGCCCGCGGCGCATTCAACACGCTTCTGTCACAGAAGGTGCCCCAAGCCGGACTTGTAGCCGCGTCAGGTGGAAATCACGGGGCCGCCGTGGCTTATGCAGGATCACAACTGGGGCACAAGGCACGCATATATGTGCCGGAAATGGCAGGTCCCGCAAAAATCAGCTTAATCGAAGGCCTCAGCGCAGATTTGCAAGTGGTCAAAGGAGCCTATGCGAATGCGCTCAACGCTGCCAAGGCCTATGAAGTTGAAACCGGCGCCATGCAAATCCATGCCTATGATGCACCTGGCACTGTAGCGGGCCAAGGCACCTGCATGGCCGAATGGGAAACACAAGGGCTGGAGGCAGATACGGTCCTCATTGCCGTAGGTGGAGGTGGCCTCATTGCTGGAGCCATGGCTTGGCTCGGGGGAAGGCGGAAGGTCGTGGCTGTTGAGCCAGAAACCTGCAACGCTCTGCATGCGGCACGCATCGCGGGCAAACCGTTGGATGTTGACGTCTCCGGCGTTGCCGCCAATGCCTTGGGCGCTCGGCGCATTGGAGACATTTGCTTTGATATTGCCAAACAACAGAACATTGAAACCGTTCTTGTTTCGGACAAGGCGATAAGCCGTGCTCAACACGCACTGTGGAAAGAGATGCGACAACTGGTGGAACCTGCAGGTGCCGCTGCTCTTGCCGCCCTCATATCGAGCTCATATCAGCCAGCCGAAAACGAACGCGTGGCCGTTTTGATCTGCGGCGGCAACATCGCGCCAGACCCGTTTCAAGCTTAGTCGATTGCACGCAGCCGCTGTGCATTTTATAGGCGTTGCGAACAGACATTCAGACGCTGGGAGGCCAACATGTCCAACGCCCAACTCGAAGCCGCCATTGAATCCGCCTGGGACGCACGCGACGCGATCACGCCCGCGACGACGGGCGAGACCCGAGAAGCCATTGAAGATACGCTCAACGCATTGGATGGTGGCACCTTACGCGTGGCCGAAAAACAGGCGGACAATTCCTGGCATGTGAACCAGTGGGCCAAGAAGGCTGTACTCCTGGGCTTTCGTATCAAAGATATGGAACAGCAAGACGGCGGCCCGCAGGCTGGCGGCTGGTGGGACAAGGTCGACAGCAAATTCAAAGGTTGGGGCGACAACCAGTGGAAAGCCGCGGGCTTTCGTGCGGTACCCAATTGCGTCGTTCGCAAATCCGCCTACATCGCCCCCGGCGTTGTGCTCATGCCGTCTTTTGTGAACCTCGGCGCCTATGTGGACGAAGGTACAATGGTCGACACCTGGGCGACCGTGGGCAGCTGCGCTCAGATCGGTAAGAATGTGCATCTCTCGGGCGGCGTCGGCATCGGCGGCGTGCTGGAACCGATGCAGGCCGGTCCTACAATCATCGAAGACAACTGCTTTATCGGCGCCCGCTCGGAGGTTGTCGAAGGCTGTATCGTGCGCGAAGGGTCTGTGTTGGGCATGGGCGTGTTCATTGGTCAATCCACAAAGATCGTCGACCGTGAAACCGGCGATGTGATGTACGGAGAAGTCCCGCCCTATTCCGTGGTTGTCGCAGGCTCTATGCCCACCAAGAACAACATCAATCTCTACTGCGCGGTGATTGTGAAACGGGTTGATGAACGCACCCGCTCAAAGACCGGTATCAACGAGCTTTTGCGTGACTGACTTCGATGCACGGCGTGAGCAGGTGATCAATGACCTGCTTGCGCTGATTAGAAAATATTCGAGCGAGCTTCTGCTTGAAGAAATCGCAGATGGCGACAGCCAGGCCATGCCGAAGGACGGTGTCAAACATTTGGCTGCCTTGCATGACTTGCGGGACAGCTATGATTGGCGATTACAAAAACAGCCTGACAACTCGTGGTATCCTTGCGAACCAATCGAGCTCATCGCGTATGCCGTGGATGATCATTCGCAGCGCGCGCAGGTTTTTTGCAATGCTTTGCTGGTTGTGTCCGAACTGGACGGAACTGAGCAAGACTACATGAATTACCGCTGGTTCCAGTCCCCAGGCGAAGCGTGGTTTCGCGGCTTAGACGAACCTTGGAGGTCCGCTTTGTTGGCTGGGTTCGCCGTGCGCCACGCGGACAGCAACGCGCTGGAGCGAGAGTTCTGGACGCGCCCGGGTGCAAAGGGACGATGGATCGAACCCAAAGGGAAAAGCGATGGCTGATCGAAAGACTTCCAAACAACAGGTCTATACCCTGCTTGTCGAGATTGGTCGCAAAGAGGGTGACGGGCTTCCGAAGAACGCAACTGGTGCCGCACTCATGGTCTATGCCTCTGGCGTGGACGAAGCAGAAGCCGTGCGCGAAACCGTGGCCATCCTGAAACAGGCCGGCACAGCGCCGCTAGACGTGTCCGGCTATGGCACGCTGAAAGAGCGCGAAGCCGAAGGTCACGACATCAGCGATGAAGAACGTGATCTATTGCGCCGCGCATTGGACGAGAACGCTGTAATTGTCGCCCAAGTGACGCCGTTTTTGAATGAAAGTGAGCGTCAGGCCGCGCGCATTGTGGCCAAAGTCACTGCTTCAAATGGTTTGAGCACTGGCCAGATCGGCTTGGGATGTTCCGGCAGGCGAGCACGATCAAATTCTGCCAACACGCTGGTGGCCAACGCATCAGGTTTGCGACGCATGCGACCGATGTAAAGGCTCTCTAGGGGACACCCGCTGGCTTGAACCGATTGGTGCCCTGGCAAGAGCAAATGGTGGTACGTCACGGTGTTTGGACCGTTGGCCACGAAAGCAGAACTGTCATTCACCAGATGCCGAGCCGGAACAAGCACCGCTTCACTGCCAAACATGTATTCAACCTGCGAGCCGCGCATGACCAGCCTCTGCTGCGGGGCGACGACAATGTCTCGTTGAAGATTGAAATACGGCGCTCTGAGCCGAATGGGACGGAATGTGCCCCGCGCCGGAACGGTGCGACGCACCACTTGAAGAACTGGCACTGTTTCGCCCGCATCCGTTGTTACCATGTCTCCACGTCGCACCTCGGACGCGAGCATCTCTCCAGCAGGTGTCAAAATGGGCACATGCGACGTGAGGGTCGGCATTGGCCCTACGGGTTCAATCTGGTCCGAGACCCCGACAAACAGCACGTCTTCTTGCAGTTCGCTGGCGTGGTGGTTTGCAAAAGCCGCATCGAGATCTTCTTCAAGGAGGCCCACAGGGTCCTTGAGTTGCGCTCTTGTGATGGTTTCCGCCTCGGGCTGCTCAAGTGTGAGCGTTGCAATGCTTTTCGCGACATCCCAGCTAAAGCTGAGGCGGATCACATCCACGCGTCCATTTGCGTCAAACGGAAGCGTGGCGTGGCGCACATCATTGCCGATTGCATCCACTAAAACGATGCCTCCATGTGCAAGCGCCTGCACGCTGAAACGACCCACTTTGGGCCATGTGCGCTGGAAGGAAAACAGTGTTTGCGGCTTTGTGTCTGCAGAAAGTCGCGTCTCGATAAGGATTGTTCCACGTCTGAGCCACGTGGAGCGCGCCGATGTGATCGGAACATCTTCGTTTTCAAAATCATCCGTGTCGGTGCGAAACCATCCACCTCTATTGTCACGCAACCCGAGCCAAGCCATGTCAGGCTACCCATTTCTGGGCAAGCAACTGCGCTTCGTAGCTGCGCAACATTCGGCGTGCTGCGGCACTGTAACCATCTGTCGTTTCTGGGTTCATTTCAGGAAAAAGGTCGCAAATTTCACGTACAATTTCGTCTTCGAAACTGTCATGGATTTGCGGCCCGGGCATGAAGCTTTCCGTCGCGAGCCCTTCGGAAACGATGACTTGATGCCGGTCGAAGAGAAGATGGAAATAGGTCACCGACGGCATCTCACTACGACGCACGCTATGGTCGTTCACCAAATCCTTGGCCGCCACAAGAACCTCAGAGTCGCCAAACAAAAGCTCTGCCAAACTGTCGCGGATCAGCACCCGATGCAGAGGAGACACCCAAAGTTCTTTGTGATCTCCAAACGTTCCAGCGGCAATGCGGATGGGAGCAAAATTTGCAGTGCCTTCAACCGTGCGGCTTCCCACCCAGCGCAATGGCTGAAACCCTTCATCACGTGTAAGTACCAGATCATCGGGTTGCAAGTCTTCAACCGGCACGTCACCCCGTTCACACAAAATATGCGTGCCTTCGACGAAACAAGGTACTGAGTTCAGCGTGACAAAGCCGATATCGGTGTCACCGGTTGTGCTTGTTACTTCGTAGGTGAAGTTGACTTCTTCGACATCACCATCGCCAAGAACCGTGATCGTTCCGTCGCCGTTAACCTGAACTGTTTGTCCAGACGGAAGAATGACGTCACCACTTGGTGGAATCGTTTGGCCATTAATCAGGGAAATGCTGAGTGTGCCACCCGTGCCGTTGATATCATTGCCCAACAGATCAATGGTGCGAGACCCGGTTGGAAACAGATTGGCCGAGTCATCCAGCGCAACAAGGGTTGTTTGCGCACTATCCGCAGCGATCAAAAGGGTAGAGTCAAAGTTGTTGTCCGCAACATCCGCGATCCCGATGCGCAACGAATTTACGCCATCAACCAAGGGAATGGTTAAGGTCATGGTCAGCGTGAAACCGTCCATTTCCGTGTTGAACTGATCAGCGGTGTTGTCGATGAAAACGTTCGCGTTTGACCCGGCGTTC
This DNA window, taken from Roseovarius sp. S88, encodes the following:
- the dapD gene encoding 2,3,4,5-tetrahydropyridine-2,6-dicarboxylate N-succinyltransferase encodes the protein MSNAQLEAAIESAWDARDAITPATTGETREAIEDTLNALDGGTLRVAEKQADNSWHVNQWAKKAVLLGFRIKDMEQQDGGPQAGGWWDKVDSKFKGWGDNQWKAAGFRAVPNCVVRKSAYIAPGVVLMPSFVNLGAYVDEGTMVDTWATVGSCAQIGKNVHLSGGVGIGGVLEPMQAGPTIIEDNCFIGARSEVVEGCIVREGSVLGMGVFIGQSTKIVDRETGDVMYGEVPPYSVVVAGSMPTKNNINLYCAVIVKRVDERTRSKTGINELLRD
- a CDS encoding Hint domain-containing protein, whose translation is MVAGVELPVNRFATADQMAQTIFGDGVNIISASYTGDRDSSGIYTNGDAIAPGVTPGDTGVLFSTGDLRGFTNNNASQSNLNTNTTTGSSGPNNNPDFNAAAGANTFDASFLDVDFTATGNVMTMQFVFASEEFPEFANGAFQDFVGVWINGTQVPLGIGDGDIDPNNLNAGSNANVFIDNTADQFNTEMDGFTLTMTLTIPLVDGVNSLRIGIADVADNNFDSTLLIAADSAQTTLVALDDSANLFPTGSRTIDLLGNDINGTGGTLSISLINGQTIPPSGDVILPSGQTVQVNGDGTITVLGDGDVEEVNFTYEVTSTTGDTDIGFVTLNSVPCFVEGTHILCERGDVPVEDLQPDDLVLTRDEGFQPLRWVGSRTVEGTANFAPIRIAAGTFGDHKELWVSPLHRVLIRDSLAELLFGDSEVLVAAKDLVNDHSVRRSEMPSVTYFHLLFDRHQVIVSEGLATESFMPGPQIHDSFEDEIVREICDLFPEMNPETTDGYSAAARRMLRSYEAQLLAQKWVA
- a CDS encoding LOG family protein is translated as MKDDRRSQFRDAHSDRFTAENVPDTPQTRAPAYRLAFADEDFLCRDELRPVRLQLELLKPEMILNERGIESTVVLFGGARIPEPSQKDKARTKTLADLSRFYDEARVFARLMTEKSMQSYGREYVVATGGGPGVMEAGNRGADDAGGNSIGLNIVLPHEQAPNEYVTPGLCFNFHYFAIRKMHFLMRAKAICCFPGGFGTLDELFEALTLIQTDRMNRVPFLLFGEEFWRGIINWDALSEAGTISPEDLDLFQFVESADEAVSIIDEWYKPID
- a CDS encoding Hint domain-containing protein, coding for MAWLGLRDNRGGWFRTDTDDFENEDVPITSARSTWLRRGTILIETRLSADTKPQTLFSFQRTWPKVGRFSVQALAHGGIVLVDAIGNDVRHATLPFDANGRVDVIRLSFSWDVAKSIATLTLEQPEAETITRAQLKDPVGLLEEDLDAAFANHHASELQEDVLFVGVSDQIEPVGPMPTLTSHVPILTPAGEMLASEVRRGDMVTTDAGETVPVLQVVRRTVPARGTFRPIRLRAPYFNLQRDIVVAPQQRLVMRGSQVEYMFGSEAVLVPARHLVNDSSAFVANGPNTVTYHHLLLPGHQSVQASGCPLESLYIGRMRRKPDALATSVLAEFDRARLPEHPKPIWPVLKPFEAVTLATMRAA
- a CDS encoding MarR family winged helix-turn-helix transcriptional regulator, yielding MIGGQDLQTLIVELSQRLAQIETRYADAQEPPFAPAEMTMLRSVVREGAVRMSDLAASVKLPQSSATNVADRLCARDLVERKRPETNRRTVLLSATRKARRLMKKIEAEQLALCDELVAGLASEQAELLRSLLGQLTESRATSEPEKRNDD
- a CDS encoding threonine/serine dehydratase, whose protein sequence is MDWQAEITSAQARVAPHIRRTPVATVHAFGLPYKVELKLEHLQHTGSFKARGAFNTLLSQKVPQAGLVAASGGNHGAAVAYAGSQLGHKARIYVPEMAGPAKISLIEGLSADLQVVKGAYANALNAAKAYEVETGAMQIHAYDAPGTVAGQGTCMAEWETQGLEADTVLIAVGGGGLIAGAMAWLGGRRKVVAVEPETCNALHAARIAGKPLDVDVSGVAANALGARRIGDICFDIAKQQNIETVLVSDKAISRAQHALWKEMRQLVEPAGAAALAALISSSYQPAENERVAVLICGGNIAPDPFQA